The window TTCCCTCACCAGAGTATCTGACCATTCCATTATCATTAATTGGCCAGATTCTGAGGTCGGTGTAAACTGATGGAGTTCTAATGAAGGTATGTCAACTCACACTCACGGATCTGGCCTAATGGACTTTTTCAAAGGTTTCATTAATTGAAAGAGATGGAGGAGGCTACAGAGAGGATGAAAACAAATGAGGTAAATGTTAAATAGTATTAGAACTGAAGAACACATGTAAAATCATAAATTAAATCCTGGCTCAATGATTAAACTGTTGACTTTAATACAGCCTTGAATTTGAGAAATAATTAAACCATATTATAAATTTCAGAAATCTCTGAACTTGTCATTAAAATCAGATAATTATTTGCCTACAACCCGCCCTGTCCCCTCCCTTACAACattattttattgtaaataaGACAGATTCCTCAAATTCAGTAAAATGCTTAACCCCATCTAAATTCAGCTAAGTGCCTAACTCAGTGGGACTTAAGTGCCTCTTAATTGGGCCCTGACTGCTGTGACCTCAAAGCTTGCATCTTTACAAACAGTAACAAGTTATCattggcttttctttttaaaaagagagctCAGACCAAATGAACTAAACCCCTGTGGAAATAGTAAATTTTAGTATCATATTCATGAATGGAGTCGCAAACAGTCCGGAGGCTTCACTCCACAATGAACATACATAGTGCTTATTAAACCAAATGCATAttatttaaaaaccaaacagtGTGAAAATTAAActactgctgaaaaaaaaaaatggagactcTTCTGGAAAAGAATATTCCACTTAGCTCACGTGCCTGTTCATTTTGCAGAGGGTACAAAGACAAGAGCGCTATATCTGAAAGCGCCAATGTCTTAGGATGCGTAAAGTGTTCTCTCCACAGTGCATTAACTCACCTGCTTCCGCCTGATGTTCCATGCTTGCTGACTCGGATGAGACGAGGCAGGCGTGTTTTCTCTCAGTGTTTTGGTTACTTTTCACCTCTGCACTTTAAAATCCCtgcttgtctccccacccctcctccagacgCCCCCATTGTCAAAAGAGTGGCACCCTTTTGCATTAAAAAGTTTCCTGTTCGGTTGCTCAGTTCCGTGTACACTTGCAGGTGGAATTGCTGTTTGGCGTGGGAGGgaggttttttgaaaaaaatcgaGGTCACATACCATAAATGTAAGTATGGTCTATTCTGCAAGAGCTGAAATTGCCTTTCTAGAACTCCTCAGCAGACGTATAGCTTTGCATACAGAGAATCAATTTTACCGATCAGATATTAACTTGATAGCAAGGGTAATTTGGAGATTTGTTGTCTTTATTGCCTAAGAACAGGtgttttattctgcacatgtgcaGCAGCATTCTACATATTCCTGGGATGATCTTTTGCTCCAGTAGGTACCAGGACTTCAGGAATGTTTCTGATCTATAGAATCGTGCATGTAGGATAATTAAGTTTCTACACCTACATCTCTGGGATTaactctgtatgtgtgtgtgtggtttaccAGAGCAGCAGCTTTCCCGTGGAATCACAGAAGTTGGAACCATCTGGAAGGGTTACTGTGGAAACAGCACAGGATGAAGGGGGATGGAACGAAGAGATACCATGACAACCTTTTGGGGTTTCCCAGGAAACCAGGGTTGCTATGGAAACTGCATCACTCAGGTCTGAATTAGTAACTTCCTCAGAAAGGCGTTTGCCACTTAATCCTCTTGTGATAGATGGAGACGCTTATCTCAGAGGCTTTGGAAATGGACAGAAAtaccccctccctttttttcttGGCTCATGATGGGTTTTGTCTGAGGCTGAACAGTCACTTAAAAAAGCCCATTACTGATTTAATGGGAGCCAAAATTTTCCCAATCTGCAGTGGCAGCATAGGATGTTCACACTCTCCAGATGCTGTTCACTCAAGTCAATCATTAAACCTTTCAATATGAAAAGAACatttcccccacacacaccatgcaGCCAGGAATTTCAGGTTGGATGAAACAATTCCATAGGGTTGTGGGAGAAGGGAATTAGGAAGAgaaaatgatggcatttttctgaTTACATCAAAACTGAATACACTTGGGACTCTGAACAGTTTAGAATTTCATAAATGCTCTGGCtggggaagaaaagaaatcaaGGATGTGTCCATAAAGGACACACACTACTTGTTCAATAGTTAGCCTCCCTTAGTATCAGAGATGCCTTGCAAAATTAAATGATTATTTTCTCCCCTTACGTGCAAACAGGCTCTGCTGTATAATCTTCTTTCTTCCCTTCCGACTCACAGTTTTCTGTCCAACAAGTGCATgggttgcagggtgggggagaattGGCTACAGGGTGACTCTTTGCAAAAAGGAGAAAAGAGGCAAGCTGCCCACAAAACCAAAGCCAAAATACCAAAGCAGCCCTGCAACACGTTGCAGAATAAACACCTGTTTCAACGGGGAGcatgttcttcttcttttgtCCTCTCATCTTCCCTTCTGCAACCCTCCCCCCTCCTCTTTTCTTCTGATTATTTTGTAATCCTCTTCTTCGTCCTTTCAAAGGAATGCTCTAAAAAAATGCGTGTGTAAAACAAGGGTGCACGCAGACCAATGATGATGCATGTTCCAGACAATAccgatttcatggtcactttgcattattatttttaaacatttcctcggaggctttttttttttttaaacatcagtgaagatctttttgatgttcacACAATTGGGATTGTTTGTGGTTGTGCAGTTGCCCGTCTTAAAGGCAGCCTGTTTGAATGCAGTGTTGTTGATTCCCCCCTCCTCTATCACCATGTATTCCGACTTGCTCAGGGTGGAATTGCTACGTGCCTTCCTCAGCTCCTCTGTAGAAGAGAGGTGCTGGCAGCTCCCTACATGCAGGTATTGGGCCTGCTCCTCGCCTTCGGTCTCCCTATGGTAGAAGTAGTTGAAGTTGGAGACTATCACAGGCACAGGAAGGGCAATGGTCAGAACCCCAGCAATGGCACAGAGAGACCCCACAATTTTGCCCCCAATGGTGATTGGGTGCATGTCCCCATAGCCCACTGTGGTCATGGTCACCACTGCCCACCAGAAGGCATCAGGGATGCTGCTGAAGCCTGAGCTGGGGTCATCAGCCTCGGCAAAGTAGACCGCGCTGGAGAAGAGGATGACTCCaatgaagaggaagaaaatgaGCAATCCCAACTCCCTCATGCTGGCCTTGAGGGTCTGCCCCAGGATCTGCAGCCCTTTGGAGTGTCGTGAGAGCTTGAAGATACGGAAGACCCTCACCAGCCGAATGACCCTGAGGATGGCCAGGGACATGGCCTGCTGGCCATTCCCCTGCCTCTCAGCCAGTTCTGTGCCCAAGGTGATGAAGTAGGGGATGATGGCCACAATGTCGATGATGTTCATGATGTTCTTGGAGAAGGTCGCCTTGCTGGGGCAGGCAAAGAAGCGGACGAGCAACTCAAAGGAGAACCAGATGATACACAGCGTCTCCACCACAAAGAAGGGGTCGGTGAAGGACGACACCATTGAGACAGCCACGGCGGAGGAATTGGTGAAGACCTCTGTCGCCAAGGGGCCGCTGCTCGTGCCGAAGGTCCCCCCAGTCGCCTCGTAGTCGCGGTCGTCCCTGAACTCCGGCAGGGTCTCCAAGCAGAAGATGACGATAGAGATGAGGATGACAAGGACCGAGACGATGGCGATGCCTCTGGCCGGCCCGGAGCTCTCGGGGTATTCGAAGAGGAGCCACACCTGGCGCTGGAACTCCTTGTCGGGCAAAGGTCGCTGCTCCTCGCGGATGAAGCCCTCGTCCTCACGGAACTTCTCCATGGCCTCCTCGCCCAGCTGGTAGAAGCGGATCTCCTCGGAGAAGATGTCGATGGGGACGTTGACCGGGCGCCGGATGCGGCCCCCGGACTGGTAGTAGTAGAGGATGGCGTCGAAGCTGGGCCGGTTGCGGTCGAAGAAGTACTCGTTGCGCAGGGGGTCGAAGTAGCGCATCCGCTTGCGGGGGTCGCCCAGCAGCGTCTCGGGGAACTGGGCCAGGGTCTTGAGCTGGGTCTCGAAGCGCAGGCCCGAGATGTTGATGACCACCCGCTCGCAGCAGTCGTGCTCCCCGCCCGAGGGGTGGCCCGGGGGCAGCGGGAGGTGGCCCGGGGGGGGGTCGTAGCGCTCCCCGGCCAGCAGCggatgggggtgctgggggtccTCCAGCAGGGGGTCGCCCCCGCCCACCACCACGGTCATgccgccctccccctcctcctcctcggcctggggggcggcggggggcggcGGCTCGGTGTAGCCCGGgttgtggtggctgctgctgccgccgccccgCGGGTGCcggctgcaggaggaggcggcCGGCGAGCGCAGCAGGCTCAGGTGCTCGTCCATGCAGGGCAGCGCGGGGCGGCCGCCTCCTCGCCCGGCCCGAGAGGGGAAGAGACACAGAGACCCGCCCGCCGCtgccagccgccgccgccgccgccgctccagCGAGCAgcgcccggctcggctcggctcggctcaaaAAGTCCGCCCCCCGCCCGGCGCCGCCCCGCCCGTcacgccgccccgccccgggaGGGGAGGGCGCGCCGAGCCCGGGCTGCTCCGGGACGTGGGGGTGGGTGtccccagggaggggaggggggagcccagcccGGGGGGGTCCAGGTGTCAccccgggaggggaggggagggggggcccagcCCGGGGGGGGTCCAGGTGTCAccccgggaggggagggggggcccagcCGGGGGCAAGAACAGGTGTCACCccgggaggggagcagggagcccagctgttGCTCCAGGACAGGGGGAATCCAAGCGTCACCCGGGGGGGAGGAGTTGGGAGCCCCGGGATCGCTCCAGGACaggggagcccagcccaggggGAATCCAGGTGTCACCCTAGGAGGACAGTAGGGAGCCCAGCCGGGGGCAAGAACAGTTGTCACcccaggaggggagcagggagcccagctgttGCTCCAGAACAGGGGTGCCCAGCCCAGAGGGAATCCCGGTGTCatcctgggaggggagcagggagcccggGGGCTGCACCGAGACAGGGGTGCCCAGGCACAGGGAGTCCAGGTGTTGATTGGCTTTCATAGTCGCCTCCAGCCACTTCCcatctgggagggagcagggagcctggggctgctctgggacAGGGGGTGCCCAGCCCCGGAGAACCTGGGTGCCACCCTGTGGAGGGAGTGAGGAGCTTGGGTGCCACCCCTGGAAGAGAGCAGGGAGCTTGGACAGGTGGGACTCagcttggaggggtgggggagaacctaGGTGACAGCGCTGGAGGGGAGCACTGAGcctgtcccagcctgcagcagctcgGGTGCTGCTCCAGGACAACGGGTGCCTAGACAGGGAAAGGAGCCTGGTGCAGCCTTGGAGAGGGAGTAGGGAGCCTGGGTGTTGCTCTGGCACAGTGAACGGGGACCCTAGCAGAGGTGCCCCTGCAGTCCAGATGCCCAGCACCAGCGCTGGTCCAGAAAGGAGCCCAGGGTGAGGGAAccccaccaggctgcagcccgaTGGCTCCCAGGCAGAGCATGGAAACATAACACCCATCCCAGCAGGGGCAGATTGCATCACCCCAGGAAGGGCACAGCCCAGAGCATCCTAGGGAGATGCCTGCTCCACAGAGGTGCTGAATGTGGATGGTAAAGCTTGGAGACATGCCCAGcacagaggagaggggaaggcaTAAAATTCTCCCACCTAGGCCAGGCGGTTCCCATGGACATGCTCCAGGAGATGCCCACCGccacaccagctcctcagagcacaTGTTACTGGATAATATCCACGGGAGTTGATCAGGAAACCTTAATCTTTCCTGAGAGGAATCTTGAATGGAAAATTCATTTTCCCCCGGGGGAATTTGGAGATCTGAAAATTTTGTTTCAAATGGACAtctcaaaacaaaatgcatttttaagggAACAACATAAACAAAAGGTTACGCAACTGAAAGGCATGTTTTGGATTTggattaaaatgcattttgttgttttttatttaaactggaagaaaacaaaaggaagtaacaTTTTAAGTCACA is drawn from Carettochelys insculpta isolate YL-2023 chromosome 26, ASM3395843v1, whole genome shotgun sequence and contains these coding sequences:
- the LOC142001866 gene encoding potassium voltage-gated channel subfamily A member 3-like; translated protein: MDEHLSLLRSPAASSCSRHPRGGGSSSHHNPGYTEPPPPAAPQAEEEEGEGGMTVVVGGGDPLLEDPQHPHPLLAGERYDPPPGHLPLPPGHPSGGEHDCCERVVINISGLRFETQLKTLAQFPETLLGDPRKRMRYFDPLRNEYFFDRNRPSFDAILYYYQSGGRIRRPVNVPIDIFSEEIRFYQLGEEAMEKFREDEGFIREEQRPLPDKEFQRQVWLLFEYPESSGPARGIAIVSVLVILISIVIFCLETLPEFRDDRDYEATGGTFGTSSGPLATEVFTNSSAVAVSMVSSFTDPFFVVETLCIIWFSFELLVRFFACPSKATFSKNIMNIIDIVAIIPYFITLGTELAERQGNGQQAMSLAILRVIRLVRVFRIFKLSRHSKGLQILGQTLKASMRELGLLIFFLFIGVILFSSAVYFAEADDPSSGFSSIPDAFWWAVVTMTTVGYGDMHPITIGGKIVGSLCAIAGVLTIALPVPVIVSNFNYFYHRETEGEEQAQYLHVGSCQHLSSTEELRKARSNSTLSKSEYMVIEEGGINNTAFKQAAFKTGNCTTTNNPNCVNIKKIFTDV